Genomic DNA from Candidatus Hydrogenedentota bacterium:
CGCACGGGCATTTTCGGCAAATGGCATCTGGGGGACAACCATCCCCTGCGCCCCATGGACCGGGGTTTCCAGGAGTCGCTGGTCCATTTCGGCGGCGGCATCGCCCAGCCGTCGGACCCTGAGTTTTATGAGCGGGAGAACACCTATTTCGATCCTGTGCTCCAGCGTAACGGCACGGCGGAAAAACGCGCCGGATACTGCACGGACATCTTCACGGACGCGGCGCTGGAATTTATTCTGGCCCCCCGGAAAACATCCTTCTTCGCCTATGTCTCGTACAACGCTCCGCACACGCCCCTTCAGGTGCCGGAGGCGGACGCCGCGCCCTATCTGGCCGCCGGTCTTGCAGAGAAAACCGCGAAGGCCTACGGCATGATCGCCAATACGGACCGGAACATTGGGCGGCTGCTGGACGCTTTGGACACTGCGGGTCTGGCACGGGACACACTGGTCATTTTTATGACGGACAACGGCGCGCAGGACTTGGGCACCGGTGACCGATTCAACGCGGGCCTGCGCGACTGGAAGGGTTCCGTGTATGACGGGGGCATCCGGATCCCCTTCTTCGTGCGGTGGCCCGCGGCGTTCGCGGGCGGGCGCGACGTGGACCGCATCGGCGCCCACATTGACATCACGCCCACCCTGCTGGACGCCTGCGGCGCGGTGCCCGCCACGCCGCCCCTCTTCGACGGTGTCAGCCTGATGCCGCTGCTGCGTGATGTGCCGGCGGATGCCTGGGCGGACCGCACCCTGTTCTTCCAGTGGCACCGGGGCTACGCGCCCGAGGCCTTCCGAAACGCCGCCGTCCGCACCCAGCGGTGGAAACTGGTGGACGGAAAAGAGCTCTACGACATGGACGCCGACCCCGGCGAGACCCGTGATGTGGCCGCGGCCCATCCTGACACGGTGAACGCCCTGCGCGGCGCCTATGAAAAGTGGTTCGCCGATGTCGGCGCGACACGGGGCTACGCGCCTGTGCGGATTCATCTTGGCAGTGACAGGCAAAACCCCGTGATCCTGTCCCGCCAGGACTGGCGCGGCCAGGAGAACTGGATGGCCGACGCGCCGGGATTCTGGGAGGTGCGTGTGGAGAGGCCCGGCGAATACACCGCCGAGATCACCTTCCCGCCGGCGAAAAACGCGGGCACGGCCCGCATCCGGTTTGGCGGCGCGGAGGGTTCGTCCGCTGTGGAGGCCGGTGCGAAAAAGGTCCGGATAACGGGAATCCACCCCGTGCCCGGCGACACCCGCCTGGAGTGCTGGCTGGAGCACGAAGAAGGCGCGCGCGTGGCGGCGCGCTTCGTGGCCGTGGGCCGGAAGTGAGCGGCGCGGCGGGCGCCTGTTTGGGGCGGCGCGCCTAGAATTCTGGCTCGGGCGGGAACAGCAGATCCCGGTTCGCCATGAGCTCCTCGCAGGTGTCAATGTCCTCGGGGATGGGGATGAGTATGATGGGGTTCAGGCCGGGGTCATCCCACTGGGCGGGATTGTTGGGCGCGTTCAGAATGGAGAGCGAGGCGCCTATGACCAGTTGCTCTGAATCGTCAACCACCGTGCCGCGAAGGCTGCCGTCGGAGTAAAGGGTCATGTGGTTCTGGAATATCTCGCGGCGGGCAATGTAAATCTCGCCCTTAATCAGGCCGAACAGCCTCAAGAACACCGTGACCCCCGGTTTCCCGTCGCCGTCAGCGTCATTGATGAGGGGGTCTTTGGGGTTCATGGACAGCGGGAGATCGGGGTCCCCGTCAATGCCAATCAGGGTGGGCGTCGCGGGCCGCCAGATTTTCCACTCGCCGTCCTCCTCGTACACCTCGACCACCGCGCTCCGGGGCTTTATGGCCTGTGTGGCCGCGTCCGGGAACGTGGTGACCATGTTCTGGTTCGCCTTGTGCTCGGCGTGGCAAAAGGAGTCATACTCGACAAGCTCCCCGTTTTCGATGAGCAGGTCCGTAAAGCCGTATGAGATGATGAACGTGGACAGCGGCCCGTTGGGGGTGCTGCCCTGATAGGCCACCACATCGTAGTGGGCGTAGTGTCCGGCCATGGCCTGCATGGCCTCTTCCCGGTTGGCCGGCGGCACCCAGTCCGGGTCATTGGCCGGTGTCTCGTAAAGGGGGCTTTCCGGCCAGTCCTTCGGTTTAGAACACCCAGTATTGGGTAGGCAGACGGCCGCCATGGCAAACGTCAACAGGACATGAAGTGTCTTCGCCATTCTGAAAGTTCCTGGTTGAACGGGTCTCGGTTAAATTTCAGCGCAACGGGCCCGGCGGCGTCGGCGCATGCCGTGACATTTCAAACCCATAAACCGTTCAGGTTGTTCAGGGCATTCCCCGCACGCCCTGCGTTCGCGGATAAGAGCCGGTGGCTGGATGAACGGCAGCGCTAAAAAAAGCCCCCGCGCGGCGTTAACCGTGCGGGGGACTGGGACTTCGGGTGAGACGCGCTCAGTTGCAGCAGCGGGCGTCCAGCCAGTCAATAATGCCCTGGGGATCGGGGGAATAGGCGTCCGCGCCAATCTTGTCGCAGAACTCCTGGGTAAGCGGCGCGCCGCCGACCACCACGACCGCTTTCGGGTCCAGGTCCTTGACCATCTTTGTGGTCTTTTCCATGTTGACCATGGTGGTGGTGAGCAGGGCGCTCAGGCCTACCACGCAGCCGGGGTGCGCCTGAACGGCGGCCATGAATTTTTCCGGGGACACGTCCACGCCGAGGTCTATGACCTCGTAGCCCGCGCCCTCCATCATCATGCGGACAAGGTTTTTGCCGATGTCGTGCAGGTCGCCCTGCACCGTGCCGATGACGAACACGCCGCGGTGCTGCGCCGCGCCGGACTCGAAGGCCGGTTTCAACTGGTCCATGCCCGCTGTCATCGCCTTGGCCGCCATGAGAAGGTCCGGGACAAACACTTCGTTCTTGCTGAACTTTTTCCCCACCTCGTTCATGCCGACCATGAGGCCGCGCGTGAGGATGTCGTTCGGGTTTGTTCCGGATGCCAGGGCGTCACGCACCAGTTCAAACACGCCCTCCTGGCCGCGCAGGTCCGGCGGATAGGGGGATGTCTGGTTGATTTTTCCCCGGCTGACACACATCGCGATGCGTTCGAACAATTCCATGGCGGTGACCTCCGAAATGGGTTGATGTTGGCCGAAACAATACCACAAAAAGAAAAAAGCCGCAAGTTCCGAGACTTGCGGCTTTACATTTCGGATGGGGAACCCGTCACTTCTTGCTGAAGTGGTCAATCACCATCTGGCGGGAGGAGTCGGCAAGCCGGTCAATCTGGGCGATAAGCGCCTGAACCGCCTCCCATTCCCGCGCCTTGGCCAGATAGGGGTTGGTCGCCGAGAAGGAAAGCGCGCCGATGGCGGCCTTCTTGGGGGCCGATTCCGCGTTGGCGAGTTTTTTGAACATGTTGTACAGCGTGGGAATCTTGATTCCCGTCGCCTCGGAAATCTCGCGGGCGGTTTTGCCCTCCTCATTCATCTTCAGCGCCTGGTCTTTCAGCTCTTTCGGTATCCTTGGCATCAAGTGTCTCCTTTTTGGTTGAGAGTCTAAAGACATTCTATAGGAAATAGACTATAAAATGCAAATTAATTTTTACTCGCATATGCCGGGTTACAGTGGACGGAAGGGTCTTGGGGATGGAGGTGGGCTGGCATAAATCTTCAAGCAGGTCATTTGAATTGGTGTCCGAAAATGATGGGGCTTCTATGATAGATTCCATGCCGTTCAGTCAAACGGCCAACGCAACTCATATTTCTGAAGACTTGAAGAATAGTATTTCAAAGAAAAAGTGATTGTCTGAACGGACTTGCAATTGGCACAATGAGCATTGAATTACCGTCACTCCAGTGAATGGGGCCTTCTAAACACCTCTTCCCAGCGCAAATGTCACACGCTCTCACTATAAGCCTAACCCACCGCCGTCATTCCCGCGAACGTGGGAATCAAGTGACACCAATGAGCTGTGCCAACATGTACCCTATGGATTCCCGCTTTCGCGGGAATGACGGAAGGGTCATTTCTTGGCCTTTCCCAGCGAAAAAACTTTTATGGACCTGAATATGTGAATCCAGTGGTGCCAACGAGTTAGGCCGCAACGCCCCCTCTGGCCGCCCGTTTTTCTGGGAGCAACGATGGAACGGCTTCTTGATCTTATTGTATGCACGTTTTTGAAGGCACCATTTCCAGAATGGCGGATTGGCGTTTCACCGCCTCTTAACTGTATTGTATTTTTATGGCGCCCTCCTCACAGAGTCGAACGTGGCGAAATGACTTTATGGGGCTGGATGACGGATACAGCACAAGCCGGTGCGAATTTCTTCGTTGTGCGGCAGCACGGATGTCATTGAGCGCGTCCCATGCTCCACCCACAGGCGAAAATACACAGAATACCGCGTATTATGCGTACCGCCCCAATTCAAGACCGCGCCGGACAAAATGGGCGTAGCTGTCGTGGCTAACCTGATTGGGGATGCTGTGATCGGAATGGAGCACATATCCATGGTTGCCCTTGACAATGGGGATTTTGGCGCGCAGTTCACGCTCTATCGCCTCCAAGTCATTTGAATAGAGCACCCGCACGTCCATGCCGCCCATGAACGACAGCCGGTCGCCAAAATCGCGGTACAGTTTCAACAGGTCCATGCCCGCCTTCACCTCGATTACCTGAAGACAGTCCACACCGGACTCAATCATGCCGGGCACCAGGGGCTCCACATAGCCGCAGGAATGCATCACCACGGGCAGGTCCAGACTTTTGGCATATTGTATGGTTTCCCTGTGTCCCGGTTGAATGATTTCCCGATACATGTCCGGCGACATGAACGGGCGCCCTTTGAACCCCATGTCCTCGTAGAACCACACGCCGTCCGGCGCGCCCTCCTCGGAAAAGAGGATTTCCATGAGGTTTACAGTGAGCCGGGCGAAAGTGCCGACCATGTCCGCCACCCATTCCGGGTCGGTCGCCATGCCCATGAGCATGTGCTGGTGGCCGCACACGGGATGCATCAGCTCAAACACGTTCACCCCGCTCCAAAAAAAGAAACGGCCGGCCTCCGCCGCGCGGCGGCGCGCCTCGCGGTAGCCCTCAAAATTGATCCGCACCCTGTCCGGCGCCAAGAACGGTTTGATGTGCTCCTCCCACCCGGCCCGGTCCTGGACGAGGAAATCCACATGCTCCGGCGTGGCGTCGTGGGTCTTGCTGGTGCGCAGCAGCGCCCCGTTGCCGTCCCGGCGCAGGATGGTCTCCTCCGTCTCCTCCACCACCACGGGCTCGAAGTCCAGTTTCGCCGTGAAGTTGAACGGCCAAAAACCCTGCATGTCGTAGCCGAAATGGTCTTCCAGACTTTCACCGGGCCGGATGTGGCCCTGCGATTGCCACAGTGAAACCGTGTCCCCCCAGAAATGCTCAAAAACCCCGATGCGGTCCACAGGCTGGCGTTTCATGATGCGCGCAATGCGCTCGATGCTGGTCATTTGTTCCATTGCGGCTGGCTCCTTCTCCAATCTATTCCATGATACGGATATCGGCCTGTTGGGGCAACGCCCCCGCCAGGTTGCATTGCGGCATGTGTTGCTGTACCATAATGACTGACCGGTCAGTATTATTTTTTACACTCGGAGGGCGGTTGTCATGGCAAATCTGAACTTGCCCGGGTTGCAGTCGGGTGGAAGACGCATTGACTTCTACGCGAAGGTGGGCCGGTATTTCACTGCGGACGGGGAATTGAATGTGGCGGCGTTCCGCGCAGGACTGCGGGAGGACATCGCCGCACGGCATAACGCGGACGAGGCGGCCCGGTGGCTTTCGACTCATTTGGAGGAGTTGCTGGCGTATCTCGAGGAGCGGGGGCTGGCGCGGGCGGCGTTGATGCTCTTTGACACGGCCATGGAGGAGTCGTCCGCCCAGGGGCTGCCCAGCCTGTCGCTCGCGCCGGCACGGCTGCGGAGCCTGATGGCCAGCATGACCCGGGGCGCCGCAGAAAAGGAGGAGGAGCAGGCGCGCAGGCGCAACCCGGACGCAAAGCGGCAAAGGATATGCGAGACCGCCCTGGAGGAGTTCACCGCGCGGGGTTTCCACGAGGTGACCATGGACGAGATTGCCGCCCGTTCCGGCGTGGCCAAGGGGACGGTGTACCGATATTTTGCGAGCAAGGACGAACTGCTGGAGCACCTGCTCAAGACAACGGGCAGGGCGCTGGCCGAACGGTTCCGGGACGCCTTTGAGGGCGGGGGAAGCCTTCCGGGGCAAATCCGGCGCTTCATCGAGGACTGGGTGGGTTTCATTGAGGACAACCACGCCCTGTACCGGCTGGCGCAGAGCGAGGGGGTGAACGGGCCCACGGGCCGCCAGACGATGTTCTATGAGTACCTGCTTTCGGACTTCCCGCTGATCAAGGAGCGGATGGCGGCGATGAACACGGACGGTGTGCTCAAGACGCCGAATTTCCACACCGTGGCCTATGGCGTGCTCGGCTTCATTGACGGCATCACGCGCAAATGGTTCCGGTCCGGCATGTCCTATCCCCTGCGCGACGAGGCGCCCGTGATCCTGGAGGTGGTCTTCAACGGCATTCTCAGCGACCGGAGCCGCGGCACCACCTATTACAGGCCGCCCGAGGCCCAATAGCGGCGGAGACGTCCGCAACCAATGAAGGACTTATTCCCATGCAGAAGAACAAACTGCTTTTGACCTCCGTCTTCGGCCCGTATGGCGTGAAGGATGAGTGGGGCGAGGACCTCGGCTGCCAGATGGAGCTGCTGAACAACCAGATCACCCGCGCCCAGGGCATCCACTCGCCGCGCCAGTCCTACTGGAGCTTCGGACTGTACCTGATGGCCGAGAACCTTTCGGTGCCCACGACGGTGCTGGACTTCCCCAAATGGGAGGACTTCACCGCCGAACTGAAGAAGGGCTACACCCATGTGGGCATCACCTTCATCACGCCCAATGTGCTCAAGGCCCGGCGCATGGCCGAGCATATCCGCGCCGAACACCCGGAGATGAAAATCATTCTGGGCGGCTACGGCAGCATCCTGCCGGACCTGCAGGAC
This window encodes:
- a CDS encoding arylsulfatase, producing the protein MRTRREFLRGTMGMAGGAALGSLAARAARGQTPPKPPNVLLIITDDQGYGDLGCHGNPALKTPNLDRLHAESVRFTRFNVCPVCSPTRACLMTGRYNYRTGVVDTYAGRSMMDPGETTLAEMLGAAGYRTGIFGKWHLGDNHPLRPMDRGFQESLVHFGGGIAQPSDPEFYERENTYFDPVLQRNGTAEKRAGYCTDIFTDAALEFILAPRKTSFFAYVSYNAPHTPLQVPEADAAPYLAAGLAEKTAKAYGMIANTDRNIGRLLDALDTAGLARDTLVIFMTDNGAQDLGTGDRFNAGLRDWKGSVYDGGIRIPFFVRWPAAFAGGRDVDRIGAHIDITPTLLDACGAVPATPPLFDGVSLMPLLRDVPADAWADRTLFFQWHRGYAPEAFRNAAVRTQRWKLVDGKELYDMDADPGETRDVAAAHPDTVNALRGAYEKWFADVGATRGYAPVRIHLGSDRQNPVILSRQDWRGQENWMADAPGFWEVRVERPGEYTAEITFPPAKNAGTARIRFGGAEGSSAVEAGAKKVRITGIHPVPGDTRLECWLEHEEGARVAARFVAVGRK
- a CDS encoding corrinoid protein, with product MELFERIAMCVSRGKINQTSPYPPDLRGQEGVFELVRDALASGTNPNDILTRGLMVGMNEVGKKFSKNEVFVPDLLMAAKAMTAGMDQLKPAFESGAAQHRGVFVIGTVQGDLHDIGKNLVRMMMEGAGYEVIDLGVDVSPEKFMAAVQAHPGCVVGLSALLTTTMVNMEKTTKMVKDLDPKAVVVVGGAPLTQEFCDKIGADAYSPDPQGIIDWLDARCCN
- a CDS encoding TetR/AcrR family transcriptional regulator; protein product: MANLNLPGLQSGGRRIDFYAKVGRYFTADGELNVAAFRAGLREDIAARHNADEAARWLSTHLEELLAYLEERGLARAALMLFDTAMEESSAQGLPSLSLAPARLRSLMASMTRGAAEKEEEQARRRNPDAKRQRICETALEEFTARGFHEVTMDEIAARSGVAKGTVYRYFASKDELLEHLLKTTGRALAERFRDAFEGGGSLPGQIRRFIEDWVGFIEDNHALYRLAQSEGVNGPTGRQTMFYEYLLSDFPLIKERMAAMNTDGVLKTPNFHTVAYGVLGFIDGITRKWFRSGMSYPLRDEAPVILEVVFNGILSDRSRGTTYYRPPEAQ